The nucleotide window CCTTCACATGGTGAAACCCGTATTCTTCCACAAACTTCACAAAATGAAGTTCCATAAAAAGACATTATTTcaaaagaaattaacatagaaaaGGAATTATCTCCTACAACATAAGAGATGGTAAAACCACCATCTAGTTTGAATGTGAACGTCTTTGATCGCGGGGTCTCTACCAGGGTCTCCAGAGCGGTCTGTGGGCACATGGTTCCTGCTTCATCTTGGTGGGCTGATGGGAAGCTGGAGACGAGTGTGTGAGGTCTTCAGCTGATCTCTGGGCTTCTTGGCAGTGGTTCAGATGCTGACGTACAGCGTCCACCTTGGAGTTGACCGACAGGAAGCTCATGGTCTCCCTCCAACACTGGGAATAGCCATCAAAGTGGGCTTTCTGTGGAGCTGAAGTCTTGGGCAGCAGCTGCTGCTTCAGGAAAACCACCGTCATCTCCAGGATGTCGGCTTTCTCCAGCTTGGCGTTTGGGTCCTGCTGGTGGAACTCCTTCTCCAGCATGGATTTGAGCTGCTCGATGCAGTGGTTGATGCGATCTCTGCGCATCTTTTCCACCACAGGTTTTCTTATCTGTTGAGAAAAGAGAGATTTGGTCAGTTCTTTGGCACGTTTGAATAAAATTCGCAGAAGAATAAAAGAGAAACAAAGTCAACAATACTCACTTTATGTTTCTCCTTGTTGGAAAGTTTGGAGTAGTCAGCTGTGTAAGTTGGAGCCATTCTGTCCGATGGAGAGATGTTTCTCTGAGGAGAGCAAGTCGGTTGTGTTGGGAATGAGGGTCGTGCTCCTCTATTTATAGGAGCTCATTAGCATTACAAAGCCATGAGTCCCAGTCAGGATTAGCTTTCCCACACTCTGAGGCCAGTGGGTGAGGCGTCCTCaacaaatcaaatcaaacaCTGGCTGTACAAATCCCACAGGACATACATTTACCTTATCTAGTTTCAATTAATCAATAGGTAAATCGCTCCTTCAATAACTAAATTGAGCATTTCATGCTCTAAATGTGTGATtaaactgcatttttaattgtttttttatctAAACTTGATGCAAACATGATTTTGACTAACACAATCCAGTGCTGAGaacagtgttgggtgtaactacaaagtaattagttacagtAATTTAATTACGTAttgtttctgtaatttaattagtaACTTTTGATTTAAGTAAATACTGTGTATAGACTGTGgaacaattatatataataactgCAATAGAGGAATTAACGTCAAaatttaaagtctaactttaaaatgcatgttttatgtATCATTTTCACATTTCTAATAGCCTACTTTGATcagttaataagaataatttattaagttttatattattcatttgaattaattaaaagagctGTTTCATGTCTATCCTTGTCTAGCCATAGAACTACTCAAGGTTgatataggatttagaaagcaattaaatacttttttgagaGAGTAATTTCAtgtaattacactattgaagtAATTAGTaactattaattaataattttttagagtaacttactcAACATTGGCTGGGAATATGTGACCCACAAAAACAGTCATAATggtcaatttttaaaaaaaattgagattcACACAcaatctgaaagctgaataaataagcttgatgtgtggtttgttgtgataggacaatatttggcctatacaatacatataaatatgaaaatctggaatctgagggtgcaaaaaaatctaaatattgacaAAATCTCCTTTAAAATTGTGCAAATTAAGTCATTAGCAATGCATATAACTAatagtaatattttttaatatatttacagtagaaaatgtacaaaatatcttaatggAAAATGATCTTTAATTAATCATGATTTAATTTTTCATGATTTTTGGcatgaaaaaataattttaaaaaatcgataATTGTGAGCCATAatatgtattgttggctattggcTATACCTGTGTGCTCCAggatcacatttatttatttttttataatttttttctcattttctaTATAATCAGTAGTcataaaatttatttttacttacACTACGATTATTCTTATAGTAGCCTATCCCAAGTCACTGTGCATTATTCGGTAATAATGTCTGTCAATAATATCGATATTTATTTCACTGATTTCTATCAGGAAGAGCACACCTTTAAGTGAAATTAAAGTGGTTCAACTTCACAATCTTTTTTCTCCTCTGATAAAATGAAAGCTCAGGCACGTGCAGATTACATTTGTTAAAATCACGTCCAAATCAGCATTTCTTTGTTGACCCTCTGTAATGTGCATCCATCAATGCTATAAACTGGGACCATGGGCTGGGAAGGTCCGCGATAACACCTCGGAAAAGATCAAACACTCCGCGTCTGAAGCGTGTCTGTCCGAGTCACGCAGACTTGTGTTGTTGGTCTTGTCAACACTACTGAACTTCTAAGCAGGTGTCAGGCACACTTTTAGTGGCCCGTGATAGGGTTCGCCCACAGCGGGAGAGGAAGGAAGCTCGCGTGTTATAAAACCACCGGCTCCTGCTCCTCTCTGATTGGCTGGCAGTGTGAGAACGCAAGTGAAGTGCGTGGAAAAACTACTACGCTTCAATAGTGTGTTCGATTTCAGTttttttggagtcgactccgATTGCCGACTCTCAATGTAGGAGTCTATGGAATTGACTCCTCGGCTCCATTTACTTTACATCAAAACAGGGTTAGAAATCAGACAAAATTGCAGTTGTTACAACTTTAATTATTTCCCCCTGACACAAAGTGTAAAAATCCCAAATTAGTCCAATTCAGCGATGACTTGAATGGCTATCAACGTTTCTTTGTCGAGTGATGGCGCTAAACGCACATGATCCATTATCTTAAAAGGTGAGTTAAGATACtatagcctacataaactaatgcatttatttatgcgTTTCTTCTTGATGTgagttttttatgatttatggttAACGTTAGTTTAATGAACACAAGGCCATGGGAAACCAAATATATATTGCATTAATATACCGTCAGTTAAACTAAAGCTAGCACGGAGGAAGcctaaaattaaaaactaaagTCGCTGTGattgttttccatttttaaaaaagtaagcaTGTAGCACTCAAATAAATGAGTGTGACAAAGTTTCTTTGACAGCTCTCTGAAGCTGTGAACGTCAGTATTACCTCGCTTCATTTCATTCACTTCTTGCTTATAGTGCACGACTGCCATGCACTTTAGATGAgagattcagtaaacaatcAATCGATTTTAGACACAGCAACAGAGTCGACACCTAGAGTCGATTCCTGTGCTGGAGTCGACCCCCGACTCTGGGGCCGAGGAATCGACtcttttggagtcgactccccATCTGACCTACGGTATAAATACAGCGAAACGCTGCACGTCGTGTGCATGTGACTAGAAGATTTGACTAATTTTGCTTTTAAAATCTTCACATAATGGCACAGTGAGTCAAAAGCAAGTTGGTGGGAGCACATTATGTCAAAAGAACCACAAAGTAAGTTTAATATCACCTGTCACCCATCTCTCTGAAAATAGCTCTAAAACTTACCTTTTTCTTCTTAATTCTGCGCGGTTTCGAAATATCCTCGTTGAAAAGATGCGGCGAGACAAATTCAGCCGCAGTATCGTACATCTGAGAGAGTTATTTCACGAAACTACACAGATACCCGAGCAGTTTGTTAGACTCGACAATGCCGATATTCTGGTGATGATGACCGTTGAGTTTTTTGACGCTGCGTCACGTGTCATTTCACGCAGACCTGACGCACGACCATGCGCACGACAACAGAGAAGCGATCAAAATAGTGATGCAAAGGACCAATCAgatgtatttaatggcctccaCGCAGCGTGGATTGCTGCACAAATCACCAAAACGATCAAAATGATcgtaacaaaaatgaaaattagcccatgatttactcaccctcaagccatccttggtgtatatgacattctttcagacgaatacattaagttgtttaaaaaaaaaaaatcctggctcGTCCAAGCTTTAAAATGAGAGTGAATGGCTATTTCTGTTTTGTTGTcaataaaagtccatctatccattgtaaaagtgctccacacggatCTGgtaggttaataaaggccttctgaagtgaatcgatgggtttgtgtaagaaaaatagacatatttaacacgttatgaagtaaaatatctagcttccaccagATCGGAAAAACGTATGGAAAAAACGTAACTGTCGTGCAGATGATGTTTGGCGTAGCCGTAAGAGTTTTGAACTGCTAGAGGCGTTACACTCTCTGCGTAAATTGAATACAGAGGGCGTCCGActgaagctagatattttactttataaagttttaaatttgaattttttcctacacaaatgcattgatttgcttcagaaggcctttattaaccccccagagctaTGGGGAGCACTTttatggatgcacttttttggtattcaaattttgggctgccattcactgccatcataaagcttggattagccaggaaattgtttatataactctgattgtattcgtctgaaagaagaaagtcatatacacctagaatggcttgagggtgattttcatttttgggtgaactatccctttattttGGATTTAATTTAGTTTGAAAATTGTGTAGCCTACAATGTACGACAAGCATAACATCATGAGAAAATCCTGTCATTTCTTGAGTCTTATCGGTGCCTTTCGTAAAGGTGTGTTTTTAATCAAATCATGTTGTAACTGATATAACTTATTAAACATTCcttgcatttaaaatgttttgctcATAAGTTTCAATACCAGTGAAAAGCAAAAAGTGATTGAAGAGCAGTTCGATTTATTTGATCTCTGACATGTTTTGCACATTGTGCATGCAACGTCAAATACACACGTATATTGATACAATGCaagtgaagcaaaactttatgaAGTTTTCATTACAATACATGCCTTTATGAAAGGAATGAGTTAATTAAGCAACTTGTTCCAAAAAAAGAACAGTTTCCAACATAAATTGACAAGATTTGTCCAAACATGCTCAAAAAATTAGAAATAACTACACAAATTACTCATTATGaggttttaaaataattaaatctagCTTCAATGTGAAGCGCAAATTGAGATACTTGAAATAAGTAATAAAAGCCATCAAAATAGATGGGGTATATAATTCCTAAAAACAGAACAGTTTTTAAACTGATTCATGTTAAAATCACTCATGCATTGCACATGCAAGGGCATTACATCTAATGTAAAGTGAAGTAAAGTCTTCAATGTATAATAACGTACTTTATAATACAATTCTCTTCCAAaatgaaattttattttaaaaaaatcctccaAAAGAGAAGCTGGAGCGCCACAGTCCACTGAGTCTAGTGTAGACGTTCAGTATGTGCTGCTGATGCTGTAAGGCTCTACTAAGGCCTCCAGATGGCGCTCTTGTTGACCTTCATCTCTTTGCTGAAGGTGTTCTGGTCTGGGCCGCTCAGCCGAGGCAGGACACTTTCCCTCCTGTTCTGATCACATGATGTCTGCAGCTTCTGGAAGAGCTTCAGCAGTCTTCTCTGGCTCTGTGTCTTCATctcatctctctcacacacacacacacacctggagaAGCCTTGATTGACAGCATGTGAGCCGGAACGCCGGCGCTCCAGGAAGCTGAGCGTCATCTCCAGGATATCTGCTTTCTCCAGCTGGGAATCAGGAACTCTGGAGCCAGAAGACACTTGAGCTGCTCGATGGTGCTGTTGATCCCATCTCTGCGCATCTTCTCCACTATTGGCTTTCTCAGCTGCAAATCAAGACAGAAAAGCATCAGGAAAGTGGCCTTGGAATAAGCCAGTGATTGAGAAGAGCCGTGAAAGCTGCTGCAGTGATGTTGCTGTAAGTGGGATGTGAATGTACCTTGTTGTTGAGAGGGAGATGCTCCTTTGAGATGATTGTAGGTGTCATGTCTGGATCTCTGTGCTGTAGAGCTCTCTGTGCAGAGCCAGTCTGATTTGCACCGGCTGCAGCTCCTCTATTTATACTTCGAAATCTCCATATGAATGTGTGCGGCTTGAGCTTCAAGGAGTTTCTCACAGTTTGGAGCCAATGGAAGAGCTGGAGCAGACAATGAGGGATGTGGGCCGCCACATGCTCAACGCTCCTCTATCCGGGGCTCAAAGCCCGTGTCTCTGGGAAAGTCCTGACCCGGTGTTCATATTAATTTTCACTTTACGAACACACACCCTTCATAACCAAACACGTGCCGAGATTTAGTTTTCTCTAATGTTAGACGAACAATAACACATGAGTGCTATCAGTCATAAAATGTGCAATATTAGTGAATGAAATTTTAGTTTAGAATCAGTGGAAATGCTGTAATGATATAAGGATATAATGTAACAGGCAGGTGTTCTATGAAATCTGTGGTTGTACCTGTcttgtgtttcacacacacacaaacacacacacacacacacaacacacacacagctggcTCACTGCACAATGTGGACCTCGATCACACGCCCTGACGCTCCTGGAGCTGGTGGGAGCCACAGAGACACAAGGCTTCCCACACTTCTGTATTCATCACATTAAATCACTCACACAATAGAAGTGTGTCTGTTCCCACAGGGCTCGACTAACAAGGCTTCTGGAGGGACGCCTAATGGACGCTATTACATTTCTGTTTTGATTCCATATTTACATACTAAATGTTTTGTGAGCATTTCagtaatgtattttaatatttttttgtataaagTGCTACCTCCAACAGCACTATATTCTATATACTATATACTCTAAAAAtctatcaaatatattttttatgtattaagTGCATATTGATTTATGGTAAGGTTTCATTTATTAACATAGAAATAACTCTTCtacaacatttattcattttagttaatgttactttcaacatttaataatacattaaaaccAAAACTTGTATTTGCTGAGTTAATGCATGAAACTAACAAacaactaacgttaacaaagatgaacaaatactgtaacaaatgcattgctcattgttagttaatacattatgagACCTTGGGTTATCTGATTTATAGAATActttatcaaaaatattttatgcatAACATTTAGTTTAACTCATTAATTGTCTATAATTTATACAGAATACAGTAAATATTTTCTAGAAATCCTCATAATTTGctacatattttttattaatgcgTTTTAGCGATgcatatttttcaaataattttcccttctttttttctgtgaaatggctaaaaaaaaaaatatttaaaaataaaacaataattatCATTACATCAACAtggattaaaaatgaaaacaccCAACCATAACTGAATCCTACACATACAGTAAATATTTTCCACAAATCTCCATTGCTAATCTGAGTGTGAGAACATTAAAATCCCAAGTCCTCATGCCCTCGATTATTCTCCCACGAGCCGGCTAACCCTCCAGATGGCACTAGAGAAAGAAAATCCCACCTGTCCACTAAAGAGCTCAATTAAAAAACCTCGGACCAATGCAAATTATGGCAAGCCTATTGTTCCATTTTCCTCTGCTCTCTGATTGGCTGGCTGCAGATATGCTTTGGTATAAAAGTGGGTTAGATCGAGGGTCTTGTGTGGCATTTGGTTTTGCGACTGCAGAAGAGCCAGAGGGATCTCAGATATTTAACCTCTTGACAACCGAAACTTCAAAAGCAAACTCAAACATGCCTGCCTACATGGACATCACTCCTCAAGACAACGCTCAC belongs to Pseudorasbora parva isolate DD20220531a chromosome 22, ASM2467924v1, whole genome shotgun sequence and includes:
- the her15.2 gene encoding hairy and enhancer of split-related 15, tandem duplicate 2 isoform X2, whose translation is MAPTYTADYSKLSNKEKHKIRKPVVEKMRRDRINHCIEQLKSMLEKEFHQQDPNAKLEKADILEMTVVFLKQQLLPKTSAPQKAHFDGYSQCWRETMSFLSVNSKVDAVRQHLNHCQEAQRSAEDLTHSSPASHQPTKMKQEPCAHRPLWRPW
- the her15.2 gene encoding hairy and enhancer of split-related 15, tandem duplicate 2 isoform X1, giving the protein MYDTAAEFVSPHLFNEDISKPRRIKKKKRNISPSDRMAPTYTADYSKLSNKEKHKIRKPVVEKMRRDRINHCIEQLKSMLEKEFHQQDPNAKLEKADILEMTVVFLKQQLLPKTSAPQKAHFDGYSQCWRETMSFLSVNSKVDAVRQHLNHCQEAQRSAEDLTHSSPASHQPTKMKQEPCAHRPLWRPW